Proteins from a genomic interval of Zingiber officinale cultivar Zhangliang chromosome 1B, Zo_v1.1, whole genome shotgun sequence:
- the LOC122036368 gene encoding zinc finger BED domain-containing protein RICESLEEPER 2-like encodes MKVRNAIKYVKQSPSRLSKFKECVEIEKIESKNSLCLDVPTRWNTTFLMLNTAQKFERAFDRFDEQDPCFKLDLQYTEWHILLNENEEMILESDGKPKRELKTFDGKPTSADWNNVRLFASLLQVFYELTLKVSGSLYVTSNTFAHEISYIHTILKEWQQSDDIDVYSMGIRMKNKFDKYWGDPEKMNKLLYIAVVLDPRHKLDFVEFMLIELYGDEKVTKVGKIIKDTLFALYKNYKEKMEPQCGTSIVSSIPKSVDNDNTSTNMSDLKRQSIIAKYKKQKAQVFGDGNMSELDKYLNEIVEEYCDTFDILGWWKQNCHRFPILSQIARDVLAIPISTVASESAFSTSGRKF; translated from the exons ATGAAGGTAAGGAATGCAATCAAATATGTTAAGCAATCCCCCTCTAGATTAAGCAAGTTCAAAGAATGTGTAGAGATTGAAAAGATTGAAAGCAAGAACTCATTATGTTTAGATGTACCAACCAGATGGAACACAACTTTCTTGATGTTGAACACAGCTCAAAAATTtgaaagagcttttgataggtttGATGAACAAGATCCATGTTTTAAATTAGATCTTCAATATACAGAATGGCATAttcttttgaatgagaatgaagagATGATACTTGAATCAGATGGTAAACCTAAAAGAGAATTGAAGACTTTTGATGGGAAACCAACAAGTGCAGATTGGAATAATGTTAGACTTTTTGCATCTCTACTGCAAGTTTTTTATGAACTAACATTGAAAGTTTCAGGATCTTTGTATGTCACATCCAATACTTTTGCACACGAGATTAGTTATATCCATACCATCTTGAAGGAGTGGCAACAAAGTGATGATATTGATGTGTATTCAATGGGAATTAGAATGAAAAACAAATTTGACAAGTATTGGGGAGATCCGGAGAAAATGAATAAGTTGCTTTATATTGCGGTGGTGCTTGATCCAAGGCATAAATTAGATTTCGTAGAATTTATGTTGATTGAATTATATGGAGATGAGAAGGTTACAAAAGTAGGAAAGATAATAAAGGACACTTTATTTGCTTTGTACAAGAATTATAAGGAAAAAATGGAGCCTCAATGTGGTACTTCAATAGTTTCATCTATTCCAAAATCAGTTGACAATGATAATACTTCAACAAATATGAGTGATTTGAAGAGACAATCAATCATAGCGAAGTATAAGAAACAAAAGGCACAAGTTTTTGGTGATGGCAATATGTCAGAATTAGACAAGTATCTtaatgaaatagttgaagaataTTGTGATACTTTTGACATTTTGGGATGGTGGAAGCAAAATTGTCACAGATTTCCTATTCTTTCTCAAATTGCTCGTGATGTATTAGCTATTCCGATATCGACAGTTGCTTCAGAATCCGCTTTCAGTACTAGTGGTCGG AAATTTTAG